Proteins encoded in a region of the Sphingopyxis sp. OAS728 genome:
- a CDS encoding tryptophan halogenase family protein, producing the protein MGDSRITKVVIVGGGTAGWMAAAALSRTMDNLSIRLVESDEIGTVGVGEATIPAIRLFNALIGIDENEFIRETGGTFKLGIQFHDWGRIGDVYMHAFGQIGRSLGMLPFQQYWLRGRNEGVAGRLGDYSLNETAGRQNRFARLPQIPNTSLDGIAYAFHFDAALYAAYLRKVSEAAGVERTEGKIASVRRGGESGHVEAVVLEDGTTIEGELFIDCSGFRALLIEDALETGFEDWTQWLPCDRAIAVPSENTGPARPYTQAIAHKAGWQWRIPLQHRTGNGHVFCSDFISEDEATATLLANVEGRPLADPRTLRFRTGMRKQAWNANVVALGLASGFLEPLESTSIHLIQNGIAKLLAHFPDRDFDAANIAAYNRRVRFDYERIRDFVILHYHANQRTDAPFWIRCREMGIPETLARKIELFKSQGQIVREGDELFIEIGWFQVLTGQNIMPDGHHPMADQLTGDELAGFFADIETIVARTASHLPAHDEFIAQHCAAGVPA; encoded by the coding sequence GTGGGCGACAGCCGCATCACGAAGGTCGTCATCGTCGGCGGCGGAACCGCGGGCTGGATGGCCGCCGCGGCGCTGTCGCGGACGATGGACAATCTGTCGATCCGGCTGGTCGAAAGCGACGAGATCGGCACCGTTGGGGTTGGCGAGGCGACGATCCCCGCGATCCGCCTGTTCAACGCGCTGATCGGCATCGACGAGAATGAGTTCATTCGCGAAACCGGCGGCACGTTCAAACTCGGCATCCAGTTTCACGATTGGGGCCGGATCGGCGACGTCTATATGCACGCCTTCGGCCAGATCGGCCGCAGCCTCGGCATGCTGCCGTTCCAGCAATATTGGCTTCGCGGCCGGAACGAGGGTGTCGCGGGGCGGCTCGGCGATTATTCGCTGAACGAAACCGCCGGGCGGCAGAACCGCTTTGCGCGGCTGCCGCAAATCCCGAACACCAGCCTCGACGGCATCGCCTACGCCTTTCATTTCGATGCCGCGCTCTATGCGGCCTATCTGCGCAAGGTTTCCGAGGCCGCCGGGGTCGAACGGACCGAAGGCAAGATCGCCAGCGTCCGGCGGGGCGGCGAAAGCGGCCATGTCGAAGCCGTCGTGCTGGAAGATGGCACGACGATCGAAGGCGAACTCTTCATCGACTGTTCGGGCTTTCGCGCGCTGCTGATCGAGGATGCGCTCGAAACCGGCTTCGAAGACTGGACGCAGTGGCTTCCCTGCGACCGCGCGATCGCGGTGCCGAGCGAAAATACGGGCCCTGCGCGGCCCTATACGCAGGCGATCGCGCACAAGGCCGGCTGGCAATGGCGCATCCCGCTCCAGCACCGCACCGGCAACGGCCATGTCTTTTGCAGCGACTTCATCAGCGAGGATGAGGCGACCGCGACGCTGCTCGCCAATGTCGAGGGCCGCCCGCTCGCCGACCCGCGCACGCTCCGCTTCCGCACTGGCATGCGCAAACAGGCGTGGAACGCCAATGTCGTCGCGCTCGGCCTCGCCTCGGGCTTCCTCGAACCGCTTGAGTCGACGAGCATCCACCTGATCCAGAACGGCATAGCCAAGCTGCTCGCGCATTTCCCCGACCGCGATTTCGATGCCGCCAATATCGCTGCCTATAACCGCCGCGTCCGCTTCGACTACGAGCGCATCCGCGACTTCGTCATCCTCCACTATCACGCCAACCAGCGCACCGACGCGCCCTTCTGGATCCGCTGCCGCGAGATGGGCATTCCCGAAACGCTCGCGCGCAAGATCGAGCTGTTCAAAAGCCAAGGCCAGATCGTCCGCGAGGGCGACGAATTGTTCATCGAAATCGGCTGGTTCCAGGTGCTGACGGGGCAGAATATCATGCCCGATGGCCATCACCCGATGGCCGACCAACTCACCGGCGACGAACTGGCGGGCTTTTTCGCCGACATCGAAACGATCGTCGCGCGCACTGCGTCGCATCTTCCCGCCCACGACGAATTTATCGCGCAGCATTGCGCGGCTGGAGTGCCCGCATGA
- a CDS encoding TonB-dependent receptor produces MILPNNLNRGVSAIALGFALTALMPAAAMAQDASTAPVDEAPAEGEIVVSGIRGAINNSVQAKKNNTSIVEVVSAEDIGKLPDLSIAESLSRLPGLATQRLDGRANVVSIRGLAPDFTTTLLNGREQVSASNNRGVELDQYPSELLNGAIVYKTPDASLIGQAIGGTIDMRTVRPLAYGKRAIAAGARFEINDLGKLNPDISNKGYRANISYIDQNADGTLGWAIGYARMQSPTAEERFNAWGYPEATDGTNTGFIIGGAKPYVKSNELKRDGVMAVVEWEPSDKFHTTIDGYWSKFKDEQRLRGIEFPLFWGNSTLQPGFTVEDGLVTKGVWTGTEAVMRNDVVHRDSTIIAGGWNAQFKPNEKLTLELDLGYSRIKKTEENLEIYLGTGRGQNVGARETALGFEMRSKGGIMFDPSLDYSDPNLFVITDPQGWNSCGGAVANCQDGFVNTPKIKDQLKSLRLQATQELGGVLSSIRVGANYSDRKKSLDDRGFVLTSKNYPANTAVPADYLYDPVSLDFIGIPGMVAFDSWRFYNDGNYNLTDGAGFDPARVFNDYTIREKVLTGFVQANFDADAGSTPIRGNVGVQIVHSDQTGSSFYAQVVGGVTQSTPVTDGAKYTDILPSLNLSVEFADNTFLRFGAARVLARARMDQLKPGGGVNFDASKRNNTDVNASPWSLDLGNARLRPLMADTVDVGLEKYFGQGGYVSVGGFYKYLENYIYRQVNPFDFTDFEVPDGGTVGTRAGLSKQWLNGNAGRVYGAEASFSLPFANLTQSLDGFGVLGSASYTKSRVREGGEDPISMPGLSKWVINGTAYFEKDGFQVRASGRYRSKFLAEVSTISLARDMFMAKSEFVVDAQVGYTFQSGGLEGLGILFQASNLTNEPFVTYYNNDPRQIRDYQNYGRNFMAGITYKF; encoded by the coding sequence ATGATCTTGCCGAACAATCTGAACCGCGGTGTCAGCGCCATCGCGCTCGGCTTCGCTTTGACCGCCTTGATGCCTGCCGCCGCGATGGCGCAGGACGCGAGCACCGCGCCCGTCGACGAAGCGCCGGCCGAAGGCGAAATCGTCGTCAGCGGCATCCGCGGCGCGATCAACAATTCGGTCCAGGCGAAGAAGAACAACACCTCGATCGTCGAGGTCGTGTCGGCCGAAGACATCGGCAAGCTGCCCGACCTGTCTATCGCCGAATCGCTGTCGCGCCTGCCGGGCCTCGCGACACAGCGCCTCGACGGCCGCGCCAATGTCGTGTCGATCCGCGGTCTCGCGCCCGATTTCACCACCACCCTGCTCAACGGCCGCGAACAGGTTTCGGCGAGCAACAACCGCGGCGTCGAGCTCGACCAATATCCGTCCGAATTGCTGAACGGCGCCATCGTCTACAAGACCCCCGACGCGTCGCTGATCGGCCAAGCCATCGGCGGCACGATCGACATGCGCACGGTGCGCCCGCTCGCCTATGGCAAGCGCGCGATCGCCGCCGGGGCACGCTTCGAGATCAACGATCTCGGCAAGCTCAACCCCGATATTTCGAACAAGGGCTATCGCGCCAACATCTCCTATATTGACCAGAATGCCGACGGCACGCTCGGCTGGGCGATCGGTTATGCGCGTATGCAGTCGCCGACCGCCGAGGAGCGCTTCAACGCTTGGGGCTATCCCGAAGCGACCGACGGTACGAACACCGGTTTCATCATCGGCGGCGCCAAGCCCTATGTGAAATCGAACGAGTTGAAGCGCGACGGCGTGATGGCGGTCGTCGAATGGGAACCCAGCGACAAGTTCCACACGACGATCGACGGCTATTGGTCGAAGTTCAAGGATGAACAGCGCCTGCGCGGGATCGAATTCCCGCTCTTTTGGGGCAATTCGACGCTTCAGCCCGGCTTCACCGTCGAGGACGGTCTGGTGACGAAGGGCGTTTGGACGGGCACCGAGGCGGTGATGCGCAACGACGTTGTCCACCGCGACTCGACGATCATCGCCGGCGGCTGGAACGCGCAGTTCAAGCCGAACGAGAAGCTGACGCTCGAACTCGATCTCGGCTATTCGCGGATCAAGAAGACCGAGGAAAATCTCGAAATCTATCTCGGCACCGGCCGCGGCCAGAATGTCGGCGCACGCGAAACCGCGCTCGGCTTCGAGATGCGCTCGAAGGGCGGCATCATGTTCGACCCGTCGCTCGACTATTCCGACCCCAATCTGTTCGTGATCACCGACCCGCAGGGCTGGAACAGCTGCGGCGGCGCGGTTGCCAATTGCCAGGACGGCTTCGTCAACACGCCGAAGATCAAAGACCAGCTGAAATCGCTGCGCCTGCAGGCGACGCAGGAACTGGGCGGCGTGCTCAGCAGCATCCGCGTCGGCGCCAATTATTCGGACCGCAAGAAGAGCCTCGACGACCGCGGCTTCGTGCTGACGAGCAAAAATTATCCCGCGAACACCGCGGTGCCCGCCGATTATCTCTATGATCCGGTGTCGCTCGACTTCATCGGCATCCCCGGCATGGTCGCGTTCGACAGCTGGCGTTTCTACAATGACGGCAACTATAATCTGACCGACGGCGCGGGCTTCGACCCGGCGCGTGTGTTCAACGATTATACGATCCGCGAAAAGGTGCTGACCGGTTTCGTGCAGGCGAATTTCGACGCCGATGCGGGCAGCACGCCGATCCGCGGCAACGTCGGCGTCCAGATCGTCCACTCGGACCAGACGGGATCGAGCTTCTATGCGCAGGTCGTCGGCGGCGTGACCCAGTCGACCCCGGTCACCGACGGCGCCAAATATACCGACATCCTGCCCAGCCTGAACCTGTCGGTCGAATTCGCCGACAACACCTTCCTGCGCTTCGGTGCCGCCCGCGTGCTGGCGCGTGCGCGCATGGATCAGCTGAAGCCGGGCGGCGGCGTCAATTTCGACGCGTCGAAGCGCAACAACACCGACGTCAACGCCTCGCCCTGGTCGCTCGACCTCGGCAACGCGCGGCTGCGTCCGCTGATGGCCGACACGGTCGATGTGGGGCTCGAGAAATATTTCGGGCAGGGCGGCTATGTCTCGGTCGGCGGCTTCTACAAATATCTCGAAAATTACATCTATCGTCAGGTCAATCCGTTCGACTTTACGGACTTCGAGGTTCCCGACGGCGGCACGGTCGGCACGCGCGCAGGCCTCAGCAAGCAGTGGCTGAACGGCAATGCCGGTCGCGTCTATGGTGCCGAAGCCTCCTTCTCGCTGCCCTTCGCCAACCTCACCCAGTCGCTCGACGGTTTCGGCGTGCTCGGCAGCGCCTCGTACACCAAGAGCCGCGTGCGCGAAGGTGGCGAGGATCCGATCTCGATGCCCGGCCTGTCGAAATGGGTCATCAACGGAACCGCCTATTTCGAAAAGGACGGCTTCCAGGTGCGCGCGTCGGGCCGCTATCGCTCGAAGTTCCTTGCCGAAGTTTCGACGATCAGCCTCGCACGCGACATGTTCATGGCGAAGAGCGAGTTCGTCGTCGACGCGCAGGTCGGCTATACCTTCCAGAGCGGCGGGCTCGAAGGGCTGGGCATCCTGTTCCAGGCGTCGAACCTGACCAACGAGCCGTTCGTGACCTATTACAACAATGATCCGCGCCAGATCCGCGACTATCAGAATTATGGTCGCAACTTCATGGCCGGCATCACCTATAAGTTCTGA